The following nucleotide sequence is from Harmonia axyridis chromosome 5, icHarAxyr1.1, whole genome shotgun sequence.
ACACATCAATTTTTGTAAATGAGTGTAAGTTATAAAGATTCATAAAAATCATTGAAACTTCATTCCTTTAAGCCATAAAAGTCAACTCCCCATCGTATAGTTAGGATATTGAGCAAACAAATCACATAATATTGACCCTTTTCCCAACATTTTGAGAAATCTCAATGTTAAAAATAGATTTCCTACTAATCAATATGGTTACCATGTCAACAGTATTACTAACTTGGAATTAGGATGATGTCATATTGACAATGaatactcaattttttcatttataatgtGAAatgtattttaaattttttggttGAGTACTGCAACAAAATTATGGAGGATATTTTGTAATAATGGCAGGTCGGAAAGCCTTCATAGTAAAAGTAGAACTAGATGTCCAAGCAGTGAGTGAATTACATATTTCAAAGTCAAAAGTCTTCAGTGTTTTGCACATAATTTTAATGCCCATTTTTATTtggtaagaaaattattgaaaattttaatgatcCAATTTAGGTTACTTGTCCTGGGGTATGGCTATGTTCCAATGGTCAAGTATCGCTTCAGGTGTATATGTTAGACTCCTGTGTCCAAACTTCAAGCTTCCGACCTTCATTTCCCATGTTATTTCatgaacaatttatttttacGAAAACTCTTCCAACAAAGTATCATCTAGAAGATTTGAGTAAACAGCTGAGTGAGTTATATAATTATATTGTTTTcttaacataaaaattttaaatatttttttttattttctattgatACATTTCCTTTTGATGTATTGCTTTTTTGTTATATCTTTTTTTTAGTATATCTCCATTTCAATATTGCTCAGTTTCCTAAATTTTGTAATCTTTGAATTCCAATTTAGATTGTTCACCTGCAGATGTcctatttttcaaaaacaaaaaaccggTAATTGCAAACATCTGCTACAATTTAGTATTATCCCTTCAGGTCGAGAATGGCTGTATGCTGAGTTGATTCAATGGGAGAACTGTGAATCTGGCAATGTTTTGGCCTACTTTCAAATACCTTTAACTGAATTCCTGTATCCGAATGTAGGTGGTGGAGTTCCTAGTGGTTCAGAAGTAGATTTGTTGATGGAAGCTACACCTGCTTTTCCTGTACGTATTTCGAATTGATTTAATTTGACTAATTTCCAGAGTCTAACGTCATTTCAATTGATATAGGCAATGAAAATATACCCTTGGATGATCATGTAGTGCAGAGCATTGACTCCAACATTAAAGAGAGAAATACTCCATTCACATGACCATGAAGGAGATAAtacagaaatttgaatttcaactaATGATAAAATAGTATTGATTTGTTCAATATGTTACAAACGTCATGTATCTCAATCCTATGTTGCAGTCGATTCCTCTCTCTCACTCTACGAATTATCTACTATTTTTAGTTTGAATATAGGCAATTCCAACACAATATAAATTGTTGGGTAGTGCATTTGCATGGACTGTATACTATTCCGTGGAGCCACTTGACCAACTCATGTGTAAATTACCTAAAGTCACACGATTATAATTATAGTATAGTTATAATCATGtctaaaaacaatttatttgttcacacaatatcttttttcttttctctgatgaaaattatgtctaaattacCTGAACCCACATGATTAAAACTATAGTATAGTAAGTTATAATAATGTGGGTTCAGGTAATTTAGACATCATTTTCATCAGAGAAAAGAAATAAGATATTGTGTGaacaaataaattgttttaTTCGTTATGTCTATGGCACTGGGAGTTTAAATCTCAATATCATATTCTTGTTAGTGCAGACATTCTAGTTCATCTTCGCGTACTGAACTTTCAGGGAGCTATAGCACCTAAATTGGAAGTGAGCACCAAAACTACCATTGAAGAAACCTTGTGTTCCTGCATTCAGCAAAAACCAAATATAGGCACCATAGTGAATCCGAAAACAATCCTGTCCTGTACTGGGCGTCCAAGGGGACATAGATCAGTGTGCCACTCAACCTTTAACAAAGCACATAGGTTAGTGAAAGTAACTGAACCCTTAATGCGCGCttgtttgtaattttcgaagTTTGATCGAAAATAGTCTCAAATGATTGCGTTTGATTAAATAATGACTAATTTGAGGCCACAATCAATTCTGAGCGGCCGTCGTATACGCGATAACTCTCAGAATGTGCtattctgtctgaaaatttcagggttCGAATATCTCGGTTTAGAGGGAACACTACCACGTGCGTTTCTCCGCAACTGTCAAAGTTTACCTATTCAGCTGCCCCCAACCCTTCTGAGAATCCCCCACTTTTCAGGAAGAGTCcttcttttctaccacatgcaagaattcagaTTCGTTTGACTTCATTTAATTCTTACACATGAGCCAATAAAAACGCAGTAAGCTGTTGAAAGGTTGTTTGAACATTTGGAAATGCTGCTCTTCTAGGTATTGACCAGATGTTGTGAAATAAATAACTCGCTTTTTACAATCATAGGCAATAGAGGAATGCGAAATTGTGAGAAATATCAGTTAGGATCGACTATTATCAGATGGGTTCGGGAAAAAACGTATATGCTAAATTCATTCAGATTCCTTCATTTATTACGAAAATTTATTTGATTCAAAATCGTATTcagtggaataataaaaaaaaatcgaaagagGCGTACCGGAACTTTTCACATAAGCGGGTCACattcattgagcaaaatattgattttgctcaTTTTGGTTGACCAAATCAAAATGAACCATCGAATGAATAAAACCGTTTTTCTCTtacttttaccattttttttaaatagctcTTTGAAACTCATCAGTCGGCTCTGCTGCACCCTGTGAGATTGTCGAGgttgacaaaataataataataatgtagtttaattattattatagcataaacattaatcgcagaggctttagagcctgtacgcgaaattaatgaatagatcaattaaaacaatgtaATAATAAGATTCATAATAATACCCATAATGATAAAAAAGATCTTGAAATTATAGCCAAAGTATactggctatgaaatgagatacaaagaTACATACACTCCTCacatgtggagcagtgtatgaaaaattatcgatggtgGTGCTTAATGCAACTGAGGAACACCATTTCTCAGTCTGCTTCTGGACGCCAAACATCTGAGAGCTATCCGATTGATGAGGAAATACCTCaaaaaacggaaaaaatcaattttcaaaactcCATATCTAGAAAACTATCCGTATTTGAGCTTTGTGGCCATAGACATTTTCATTAGCCCATTAAGAACTACAACATACCAAAAATGCAACCAAATTCAAGGAAAGCCATTTCCCTAACTAAGGGTATGGTCAGTAAATCACCTTGGTTTTTAAGTAGGCCGTCCGTATatatcaaattcttcaaaaagcTGTGACTATTTTCTCAAACTTctgtgagttatctgtcactagagcaaccgtactttattaaattatgaaacaaatacccttcagagcaattaacaaattttttgttgtttacaAATTAcaagagatcaaccatttataacctccaaaattctgtcaaagcAAAATTTTGTAGACCAATGATAATATTGAAAACCGCTATAGTAACCTCTCTGAAATTCTCgccgatatacggaccataccctaaaTGTGTTAGGCCTTTTAGAAATCAATTGCTCAATAGCAAACGAACGTTCGTGCAGAACTTCGTGAAGATCCGTATCATTGAAAGATAAAAGAAGTTAATTGAAAATGTGAGTTACCTACCTAAAATgatgacaatatttttttcgaaaggaAAAACCTTTCAAGCAAGCAATACTAATTCGAACAAGCGCGCAACAACTTTTGACTTCACGTCATTTTTTATTAAGTCTGTTTAAAATGAGACTGATCGATGTTTTAGGAATAGAAAATGTAGACCCACCTGCATAATGAAATGTAAAGTATATGAAAGGCCGCCTTGGAGGTATAGAAAAGTGGAAGATGGTTTTCTGCAACGTCAACGTGTACTAGACCTGCCGATGAAGCCAACTCCTCAGATGGAGCTAGACGGCGGCCCAGATGGAGGTCCATATGGTGGGCCTAGAAGGTATGATTATTCACTTGGTATAACCATATAGCCGAAGATCGGGAATTCAAAACTTAGTAAgtctgatatacagggttagaactatttagaggggcactacagcgattttgaaaaccgttagagatacacaTTGGcctgaattacaaaaaagttgcgttttTTAGAGATTATAGTgcgttggtgttaacagatccaaaatatctccaatggttcccgagatatctagaaaaaactgaaaaccgacattttcttttttttctgtataactcatttgtttctggagataacttcacgaaattcggtttgtagacATTATCCATTATAGAGATTCtataatggtgtcgtcagattatTTCTGTtctcaacaatgtatcacactgaGGCATTGCGTCGCCAGATGATCCGGAGTTATTTCTTCTTCCCACTGAATCttcactcgtcgttttctgaaAGAACCATTCTCATAATGTGTTTTCTGAGGTGACAATGCCCCATGGGGAATcaagtgaggaggtgtagtatactcttgctaagatccagatacctCTTAGATcttgcagtgtcaaagttttggagaataattttgaaatgatccaaCCCAAGAAGATTCCACTATAGTGTTTCTCTTttcgttttttccttctccaaaaaatctttcttgtaggtacatgtGCCGCCTATACCATATAGAAaggttggcctcttcattccctctaattcccgagtgaccaggaacccagactaaaaagccaatgttattcttgcctatttcgttTAGTTTTCtttggcactccaataccatcttagaatcgatgatatgtgaaaTTAGTGCTTTGATTACAGCCTAACCGTcagaatatattcaataataaattagtaggattcCTACTCTGGATAGAAAACATCGAACAAAATAAACATGATACCAACAATTCTCTTCTAATTGACTTATACGCACAtaatagaattcaataatttagttTTGTCTGTGAAATTATTGTCTCTACACTTGGTgacaattattgaataatttcaggGGATTGAAAGAAATCGAACATACTCAGTGATATTCGAAAAACTCTAGTTGAATAAATTATTCTGCTTGTAACACTTctaatacagggtgagtcacgAGGAGCTGTACATATTCCTACCAAATATGGAGGCTACTGAGATGGACAATATTcccttaaaatttcaattgattcgCGATAACCTTTCAAAAGTTATGACGGATCGAAGTTTTCGGTTAAAATCATCCAGTATAAAACTTATGAAGGGGAGTATGCAGTGTTAAGTGGTCATTCAAAGCCCACCTGAATAGCCTTTATATGTGGTAGgaatatgtaccgggtttttcaccataatttgatcccccctttaactttgttactagaagaggtacaaaaaaatgttttctacaaaagttgcACGAAattgactagtgtttttcaaaatgatttctcaaaacgaaatatatacagaggaCAGCATATTGAtagcaatttcattttttcaaatggaacagcctgtatatttctctatattgGATTAACTTTTTtgcccctgatttcgaatatataacatatatttggcctatctttcttattctgagtaccacagagtttcaaatttcaagaaccacctggcaagctaagtaatctgttttcaattggaaggctgcgataattcagtATGCACTTTttcgagttatctcgttggaacgatatataacatacgtttgtcattgaataaaactattcatcgaatatgcactacacagaagcggaaaaatttgatatattttcgctttatgtggagaacaataaaaataagaaagctacaaggagagatgAATATGTGGAGTTTCATCCAAATCGCTCAGTTCCCAtttttagtgaaaaacg
It contains:
- the LOC123680784 gene encoding uncharacterized protein LOC123680784, whose product is MAGRKAFIVKVELDVQAVTCPGVWLCSNGQVSLQVYMLDSCVQTSSFRPSFPMLFHEQFIFTKTLPTKYHLEDLSKQLSREWLYAELIQWENCESGNVLAYFQIPLTEFLYPNVGGGVPSGSEVDLLMEATPAFPGAIAPKLEVSTKTTIEETLCSCIQQKPNIGTIVNPKTILSCTGRPRGHRSVCHSTFNKAHRNRKCRPTCIMKCKVYERPPWRYRKVEDGFLQRQRVLDLPMKPTPQMELDGGPDGGPYGGPRSTQPDKGMEIRKILKESLRKALGQPATTGPCQPGNRLCGCGTGHAEAACPVCQKYSGVFSNKMTRGNKDKQVFFSTVNPDQTLYRQLIRHARQNYGEICPEIPRPVKTDPECRAHMGQMTCSTVYEVPEKKVNIAKKLHDRISRTLQSVPRYIEEMKDSCINEGYCEQPTTDARCPCEQMPDMGKFYKELFQEEYKE